Proteins from one Fibrobacter sp. genomic window:
- the uvrC gene encoding excinuclease ABC subunit UvrC, with protein MISVNEHIQRRLSELPDHPGVYIMKNAAGKIIYIGKAKVLKNRVRSYFDGSEHNGHRAATLMLPYIRDIEWIITETEEEALILEANLIRKHTPKYNVLLKDDKHFPYLAFSVRDPFPRLFITRSVRKDNCQYYGPYMGTRTTDKLIDLAARLFGIRECTMDLPARSPQRPCLNYHIGRCRAPCAGLISREDYYKDVMQARLLLEGKRDDLQEIWTREMNEAAANLDFETAAKKRDAIQALQSTGVHAKTDTSDPNLSLDIVTLRRNGTLAAAVILEYREGVLTGRRHYRLECELEDDETEIFRQMILNWYMDQDFVPKEIATDIPLPEDAESLQAALTEKAGRKVFFNIPQRGEKLGFLKLAGANADMILVEMRAEVQKYSEIDQSVFELQKVLGLKKTPFRIECVDISHLSGTNTVASLVAFKNGKPDKANYRKFIIKTVEGVDDFASMREVMTRRIRRLEEEGTPMPDLWVCDGGKGQVDATMQILKELGHDKDLPLIGLAKRLEEIVFPDERKSIVLHRTNPALKLLQNARDEAHRFAITYQRSKRKKDLEVEWLKQPGVGHETRIKVLSKYKSAEAFMAAPLEDIEILLGKVRGNKLREQVAQYCADFITPFKDEPDEIREDWENNENP; from the coding sequence ATGATTTCCGTCAATGAACACATCCAGAGGCGACTCTCGGAGCTTCCCGACCACCCCGGCGTCTACATCATGAAAAACGCCGCGGGCAAGATCATCTATATCGGGAAAGCCAAGGTTCTGAAGAACCGCGTGCGTAGCTACTTTGACGGAAGCGAACATAACGGCCACCGCGCAGCAACCCTGATGTTGCCTTATATTCGCGACATCGAGTGGATCATTACCGAGACGGAAGAAGAGGCTTTGATTCTGGAAGCCAACCTTATCCGAAAGCACACCCCGAAATACAATGTGCTCCTGAAGGACGACAAGCATTTTCCATACTTGGCATTTTCCGTGCGTGACCCGTTCCCCAGGCTTTTTATCACCAGGTCTGTCCGCAAGGATAATTGCCAGTATTATGGCCCCTATATGGGCACCCGAACTACAGACAAGCTAATCGACCTGGCCGCCCGACTTTTCGGCATCCGCGAATGCACCATGGACTTGCCGGCACGTTCACCCCAGCGCCCATGCTTGAACTACCATATCGGTCGTTGCAGGGCTCCCTGCGCAGGGCTTATCAGCCGTGAGGACTACTACAAGGACGTGATGCAGGCAAGGCTCCTCCTAGAAGGCAAGCGAGATGACCTTCAGGAAATTTGGACTCGCGAAATGAACGAGGCTGCAGCCAACCTGGATTTTGAAACCGCCGCCAAAAAACGCGACGCCATCCAGGCTCTGCAATCCACAGGGGTCCACGCCAAGACGGACACTTCCGATCCCAACTTGTCCCTGGATATCGTGACCCTCCGCCGCAACGGAACCCTGGCCGCCGCCGTGATTCTGGAATACCGCGAAGGTGTGCTGACAGGTCGCAGGCACTACCGCCTGGAATGCGAATTGGAAGATGACGAAACCGAAATCTTCCGCCAGATGATTCTAAACTGGTACATGGATCAGGACTTTGTCCCGAAGGAAATTGCCACCGACATCCCGCTGCCCGAAGACGCAGAATCCTTGCAAGCGGCGCTTACAGAAAAGGCCGGACGCAAGGTATTCTTCAACATTCCCCAACGTGGTGAAAAATTAGGCTTCCTGAAATTAGCAGGCGCCAACGCCGACATGATCCTTGTGGAAATGCGTGCGGAAGTCCAGAAGTACAGCGAAATCGACCAGAGCGTTTTCGAACTGCAGAAGGTTCTCGGCCTAAAGAAGACTCCCTTCCGCATCGAGTGCGTGGATATTTCACACCTCAGCGGCACCAACACCGTGGCAAGCCTCGTGGCCTTCAAGAACGGAAAGCCCGACAAAGCCAATTATCGCAAGTTCATCATCAAGACCGTGGAAGGCGTGGACGACTTCGCCAGCATGCGCGAAGTCATGACCCGCCGTATCCGCCGTCTGGAAGAAGAAGGCACCCCTATGCCGGACCTTTGGGTTTGCGACGGTGGTAAAGGCCAGGTGGACGCCACCATGCAGATTCTAAAAGAGCTGGGTCACGACAAGGACCTCCCCCTCATCGGTCTCGCCAAGCGCCTGGAAGAAATTGTGTTCCCCGACGAACGCAAAAGCATTGTGCTGCACCGTACCAACCCGGCCCTGAAACTTTTGCAGAACGCCCGTGACGAAGCCCACCGCTTTGCCATTACCTACCAGCGCAGCAAGCGCAAGAAAGACCTGGAAGTGGAATGGCTGAAGCAACCCGGCGTAGGTCACGAAACCCGCATCAAAGTTCTCAGCAAGTACAAGAGCGCCGAAGCCTTCATGGCAGCCCCCTTGGAAGACATCGAAATCCTCCTGGGAAAGGTTCGCGGCAACAAGCTCCGCGAACAGGTGGCTCAGTACTGCGCCGACTTCATCACCCCCTTTAAGGACGAGCCCGACGAAATCAGAGAAGACTGGGAAAACAACGAAAACCCGTAA